The Aeoliella mucimassa genome includes the window GTGATGTCGTCATCCAGAAAGTAGTCGACCTGCTCGTCGAGATCGTTCAGGAACAGACCGTCGGGAAAACCGGTGCCAGTGGTCTGGGCGCCGCCGTACGCGTAGTTGTCGCCACCATCGCGGCTGGGCGTAAGCGTACCGAAGCCGAATTGCTGATAGAGCAGTTCGGAATAGACCGGCCCGTTGCTGAACCGCCCGTTGTAGTAGTCGCTGCCAGGCACGACGCCCCAGGTTGCCCCCGAGGTGTTTCCGACGTCGGACAGACTATCGCCGAAGAAGAATAGGTTGGAGAATCCCCAGGCCGACGAGCCGCCAACGAGTAGCAGCAACGTCAGCCCCAGTGTGCGTACACGTTGGAGGATGGTCGCCAAGCGGATTCCCTATCGGTGTCGGCAAGTCGTGACCAAGCCGACCGCTGCGAGTAGCAGCAAGGCGAGCGACGTGGGTTCAGGCACCGACGCTTGGCTTAACTCTTCCGGGAAAGCAATCGAGGCCCCGAAGTTGGCCTTCCATATCGCGTAGTCGTCGATGGTGACGCCAGGCTCCCCGTCGCCAAGGTTGTCGAGTGCGTCGTCGGTTTCATCGCCCAGGTGGTCGCGCCACACCGTGTAGTCAGCCAGGTCGACCGAGCCATCGAGATTGAAGTCGCCAGATAGCCAGATGTCGAGTACGTACTCGGTATCGTCGGCATGGTACCCAGTGAAGTAATAGTCGGGCCAGCCAGTGACGACGATGGTGACTTCGCCATTGGCAGGCACTTCGCCGGTAAGGCGTGAGTAGTAGGTTTCGAAAGTCGGATCATCGTCGTTGTAGTCGAGTTCGGTGCCGGTTTCATCGAACCAACCAATGATGGTGTCGCCCTCTACTTCACCCGAGGCAGACGTACGGGCTACGAACTGTGCGCCGGTCGGCAAGCCGGTGAAGGTCCAGAAGTCGACGTCGCGAGGCTCGAGGATGTTTTCGAGTTCGATGTTGTAGGTTGCGCCGGCCCAGTTGGCGTTGGTCTCGGCGTAAGTGTCGACGGCGCCAGGTACGAGAGTACCTGAGTAGTAGACCGAGTCGATCAGCTCGTTGTTGATATCGTAGATCGACACGTAGGCTTCGTAATCGCCGTACTCACTATGTTGACCCTCGAAAGTCTCGTCGGGATAGCCCGAAACCGTGAAGTTGATCGAGTTGTTCAGTATCGGCACTTCGAACAGAGCCGAGGCTCGTCCGTTTCCGTAGTAGCTACCGTCATCGTCAAAAAACTCGTAGGAGCCCGAAGTTCCAGCGGCAGTCAGGATGGTATCGATAGGAGGGTCGAGCGTCGTATCGCCGAGCGAGTCGTACACCGAATTGACCCCCGGTGAAAGCACCGTGGCCTCGTCGAAATACTCGTTCGGTTCGTCGGCCGAGGCAAAGGGGGCAACAAGCAGGGCGATAGCCGTAAGCAGCAGAGCAGGGTAGGTACGCGACATGGTAAGCCTTTCAAGTGGGTTGCGTTGCCGCTCCCAGGCGTGTCACCGAAGTGCAGCCAGCGGGGGTACGGCGGACCAATGAAACCAGCGTCTCTGTCGGACTGGTACCTCCTCCCAAGCTTCAAGCAGGCACAATCTAAAGTTTACTCGTAGGACTATTGTACACGACACGCGACCATCGAGGCGTTATGACCACCAAATCCGAAACTATTGCTGACCACGACGTTTAGCGGCTTTTCTTTCGGCTCGTTGGGGGTGTAGTCGAGATCGCACTCGGGATCGGGGTTTTGCAGGTTGATCGTGGGGGGTACCACGTTGTGCTTGAGGGCCATCAAGCTCAGCACCATTTCGACCCCGCCGCTGGCTCCCAGCAGGTGGCCGAGTTGGCTCTTGGTGCTCGAAACGCTCAGTTTGTAGGCGTGATCGCCGTACACGCGTTTGATGGCGGTCGACTCGGCTTTGTCGCCAAGCGGGGTGCTGGTGCCGTGGGCGTTGATGTAGTCGACCTTCTCGGGAGCGAGTTCCGCATCCTCCAAAGCCGACTGCATTGCTCGACCGGCGCCGGTCCCTTCGGGGTCGGGTTGGGTGATGTGCCCGCCATCCGCGCTAGCACCGTAGCCGAGAATCTCAGCGTAGATTTCCGCTCCGCGGGCTTTCGCGTGTTCGTATTCTTCGAGCACGATCAGGCCGGCTCCTTCTGCCATTACGAAGCCATCGCGGTCGACATCAAACGGGCGGCTGGCAGCCGTGGGGTCGTCGTTCCGCTCGCTCAAGGCCCGCATGTTGGCAAAGCCAGCCAGACCCATCGGCGTGCAAGCCGCTTCGGTACCACCGGAGATCATCACGTCGACCACGCCTGAGCGAATCGCATGGAACGCTTCGCCCATCGCGTTGGTTGCACTGGCACACGCGGTGACTACCGCGTAGTTCAGACCACGCAGACCGTAGCGAATCGAAACGTGACCCGAGGCCGCATTGGCCATGAGCTTAGGAATAGTGAAGGCCGACACTTTGTCGGGGCCTTTGAGAATCAGGCGACCCATCTGCTCTTCGATTTCGGTTAGGCCGCCGATGCCGGTGCCTACGATCGCACCGCAGCGAAAGAGATCTTCTTTCGAGAAGTCGAGGCCCGAATCGTTTACTGCATCGACTGCACACACGATCGCGAATTGAGCGAAGCGATCGATCTTTTTCAGATCTCGACGCTCGATGTAATCGGTCGGATTCCAATCGTAGATATCGCCACCGAATTTCACTTTGTGCTTCGTAGTGTCGAAGGCTTTCAATTCGTGGATGCCGCTTTCACCGGCCAATACACGCTGCCAGAGGTCGTCGACCTTCTGACTGAGCGAGGTAACCGCTCCCATGCCTGTGACTACTACACGCCGTTTCATCGTCCTGTCGCTTTCGGTGGTGTGGTGAGTAGGTTGTCGGTAAGCAGGCGAGCCTCTAGCTGATAGAGGTTGTTAGCCCAAGCGAGCAGTAGGGCAGGGCCGTATTGCCTACCGGAGTGCTCAAATGGTTCGCCTAGCTGTTGCCCACCGCAACATAAAAAAAGGCGCACGTCGAGGGGAGCGTGCGCCTGGATTGGTTTGCGCACCGCAACTGGTGTTCGGCGCGATATCGGTCGCCGGCAGGGCTGGTTTAGCCGTTGCCGTTCTTCTCGATATAGTCGACAGCTTGCCCCACGGTCTGAATCTTCTCAGCCGCGTCGTCGGGGATGTTGATGTCGAACTCTTCCTCAAGCTCCATCACCAACTCCACAGTGTCGAGCGAGTCGGCACCAAGGTCGTTGACGAACGAGGTCT containing:
- the fabF gene encoding beta-ketoacyl-ACP synthase II codes for the protein MKRRVVVTGMGAVTSLSQKVDDLWQRVLAGESGIHELKAFDTTKHKVKFGGDIYDWNPTDYIERRDLKKIDRFAQFAIVCAVDAVNDSGLDFSKEDLFRCGAIVGTGIGGLTEIEEQMGRLILKGPDKVSAFTIPKLMANAASGHVSIRYGLRGLNYAVVTACASATNAMGEAFHAIRSGVVDVMISGGTEAACTPMGLAGFANMRALSERNDDPTAASRPFDVDRDGFVMAEGAGLIVLEEYEHAKARGAEIYAEILGYGASADGGHITQPDPEGTGAGRAMQSALEDAELAPEKVDYINAHGTSTPLGDKAESTAIKRVYGDHAYKLSVSSTKSQLGHLLGASGGVEMVLSLMALKHNVVPPTINLQNPDPECDLDYTPNEPKEKPLNVVVSNSFGFGGHNASMVACRVQ
- a CDS encoding PEP-CTERM sorting domain-containing protein (PEP-CTERM proteins occur, often in large numbers, in the proteomes of bacteria that also encode an exosortase, a predicted intramembrane cysteine proteinase. The presence of a PEP-CTERM domain at a protein's C-terminus predicts cleavage within the sorting domain, followed by covalent anchoring to some some component of the (usually Gram-negative) cell surface. Many PEP-CTERM proteins exhibit an unusual sequence composition that includes large numbers of potential glycosylation sites. Expression of one such protein has been shown restore the ability of a bacterium to form floc, a type of biofilm.), which encodes MSRTYPALLLTAIALLVAPFASADEPNEYFDEATVLSPGVNSVYDSLGDTTLDPPIDTILTAAGTSGSYEFFDDDGSYYGNGRASALFEVPILNNSINFTVSGYPDETFEGQHSEYGDYEAYVSIYDINNELIDSVYYSGTLVPGAVDTYAETNANWAGATYNIELENILEPRDVDFWTFTGLPTGAQFVARTSASGEVEGDTIIGWFDETGTELDYNDDDPTFETYYSRLTGEVPANGEVTIVVTGWPDYYFTGYHADDTEYVLDIWLSGDFNLDGSVDLADYTVWRDHLGDETDDALDNLGDGEPGVTIDDYAIWKANFGASIAFPEELSQASVPEPTSLALLLLAAVGLVTTCRHR
- a CDS encoding acyl carrier protein — protein: MASVLDRVADIVAEQLGVDKDKISPETSFVNDLGADSLDTVELVMELEEEFDINIPDDAAEKIQTVGQAVDYIEKNGNG